A genomic region of Blattabacterium cuenoti contains the following coding sequences:
- a CDS encoding DUF4293 family protein encodes MFYRIQTFYLFISILVSSISLHFYPYSKKYIKHSFFLLDRFILIVIITCLILSILSFLFFQKKKLQIFFNSLNILFSSTTFILILIFSCFQSNKYFFLSRKTNLFLTFLSICFLYLSSKAIKNDIKLIHSMDRIR; translated from the coding sequence ATGTTCTATCGGATACAAACTTTTTATTTATTTATATCAATATTAGTTTCTTCTATTTCTTTACATTTTTATCCATATTCCAAAAAATATATCAAGCATTCCTTCTTTTTATTAGATAGATTTATTTTAATTGTTATAATAACATGTTTAATTTTATCTATTTTAAGTTTTCTTTTTTTTCAAAAAAAAAAACTACAAATATTTTTCAATAGTCTAAATATACTTTTCAGTAGTACTACTTTTATATTGATTCTTATTTTTTCATGTTTTCAATCGAATAAATATTTCTTTCTTTCAAGAAAAACGAACCTTTTTCTTACGTTTTTATCTATATGTTTCTTATATCTTTCTAGTAAAGCAATCAAAAATGATATAAAATTAATCCATTCCATGGATAGAATACGATGA
- the accC gene encoding acetyl-CoA carboxylase biotin carboxylase subunit, with amino-acid sequence MFKKILIANRGEIALRVIRTAKEMGIKTVAVYSTADRHSLHVYFADEAVCIGPPSPYKSYLNVPNLISAAEITNADAIHPGYGFLSENAYFSSMCKKHGIKFIGPLPNHIIQMGNKISAKKTMKKAGISCLPGSDCFLESSYKEIEKIAEKIGYPIIIKAVSGGGGKGIRSVLDKEGLKRSWEEAKKESLAFFGKKDMYIEKLIINPRHIEIQIISDQYGKACHLSERDCSIQRRNQKLVEEAPSPFLTHFLRKKMGEEAIKAAEFIRYEGVGTIEFLVDQNRNFYFMEMNTRIQVEHPITEEITGLDLIQEQIFLADGKKLSGKNYYPKMYSMECRINAEEPYQDFRPVPGKITQMHLPGGKGVRVDTHVYAGYRVPHYYDSMIAKIITTAKSRKETIEKMRRSLDEFIIEGIRTTVPFHKQLMQNNDFLKGDYNTNFLDTLHLDSNFDDNGSNHNY; translated from the coding sequence ATGTTTAAAAAAATATTAATTGCTAATCGCGGGGAAATTGCCTTACGAGTCATACGTACTGCTAAAGAAATGGGGATAAAAACGGTAGCTGTTTATTCTACAGCAGATAGACATAGTCTCCATGTTTATTTTGCAGATGAAGCCGTTTGTATTGGTCCTCCTTCTCCATATAAATCGTATTTAAATGTTCCAAATTTAATATCTGCGGCCGAAATTACAAATGCAGACGCCATTCATCCTGGGTATGGTTTTTTATCTGAAAATGCCTATTTTTCATCTATGTGCAAAAAACATGGAATTAAGTTTATAGGTCCACTTCCAAATCATATCATTCAGATGGGAAATAAAATTTCAGCTAAAAAAACTATGAAAAAAGCTGGAATTTCGTGTCTTCCTGGATCGGATTGTTTTTTGGAATCTTCTTATAAGGAAATAGAAAAAATTGCAGAAAAAATAGGGTATCCTATCATTATCAAAGCAGTTTCTGGAGGTGGTGGAAAAGGAATACGATCTGTTTTAGATAAAGAAGGATTAAAACGTTCTTGGGAAGAAGCAAAAAAAGAATCTTTAGCATTTTTTGGAAAAAAAGATATGTATATAGAGAAATTAATTATTAATCCAAGACATATAGAAATACAAATTATTAGTGATCAATATGGAAAAGCTTGTCATCTATCCGAAAGAGATTGTTCTATTCAACGAAGAAATCAAAAACTGGTGGAAGAGGCTCCTTCTCCTTTTTTAACTCATTTTTTGAGAAAGAAAATGGGAGAAGAAGCTATAAAAGCTGCTGAATTTATTCGTTATGAAGGAGTAGGAACTATAGAATTTTTAGTAGATCAAAATCGTAATTTTTATTTTATGGAAATGAATACGAGAATTCAAGTGGAACATCCTATTACCGAAGAAATAACAGGTTTAGATCTTATACAAGAACAAATTTTTTTAGCTGATGGGAAAAAACTTTCTGGAAAAAATTATTATCCAAAAATGTATTCTATGGAATGCAGAATTAATGCAGAAGAACCTTATCAAGATTTTCGTCCTGTGCCTGGAAAAATCACTCAAATGCATTTACCAGGAGGAAAAGGGGTTCGTGTAGATACCCATGTTTATGCAGGATATAGAGTCCCACATTATTATGATTCTATGATTGCTAAAATCATCACTACCGCAAAAAGTAGAAAAGAAACTATTGAAAAAATGCGTCGTTCATTAGATGAATTTATAATAGAAGGGATTCGTACGACTGTCCCATTTCATAAACAGCTTATGCAAAATAATGACTTTTTGAAAGGAGACTATAATACAAATTTTTTAGATACACTTCACTTAGATTCCAATTTTGATGATAATGGATCAAATCATAATTATTGA
- the rpmF gene encoding 50S ribosomal protein L32 gives MAHPKRRQSKSRRNKRRAHIKIQEPLLVKCPLTHQKHLYHHAYWHEGKLYYRGKMVLQKDNPS, from the coding sequence ATGGCACATCCTAAAAGAAGACAATCTAAATCTAGGAGAAATAAAAGAAGAGCTCATATAAAAATACAGGAACCTTTATTAGTTAAATGTCCTTTAACTCACCAAAAACATTTGTATCACCATGCTTATTGGCATGAAGGCAAACTATATTATAGAGGGAAAATGGTATTGCAAAAAGATAATCCATCTTAA
- the accB gene encoding acetyl-CoA carboxylase biotin carboxyl carrier protein, giving the protein MDFKNIKSLIQLISKFNIREVRVKIGEAQIHIKNNIFRKKRNKSLNPILYKKNRRIYSPVSDFSDRFSKLEMEKKPDKNQYITIKSPMIGTFYRRPHPDKDPFVKVGDKIKIGTKICVIEAMKLFNDIESEVDGKIVKILVEDSTPVDYDQPLFVLDPNY; this is encoded by the coding sequence ATGGATTTTAAAAATATTAAATCACTGATTCAATTGATTTCGAAATTTAATATTCGTGAAGTAAGGGTGAAAATAGGAGAAGCTCAAATTCATATTAAGAATAACATTTTTAGAAAAAAAAGAAACAAGTCATTGAATCCAATTTTATACAAAAAAAACAGAAGAATTTATTCTCCTGTTTCGGATTTTTCCGATAGGTTTTCTAAATTAGAAATGGAAAAAAAACCTGATAAGAATCAGTACATCACTATTAAATCTCCTATGATTGGAACTTTTTATCGTAGACCTCATCCAGATAAAGACCCCTTTGTGAAAGTAGGAGATAAGATAAAAATAGGAACAAAAATTTGTGTAATAGAAGCAATGAAGCTATTTAATGATATAGAATCTGAAGTAGATGGAAAAATTGTGAAAATTCTTGTAGAAGATTCTACTCCAGTTGATTATGATCAACCTTTATTTGTTTTAGATCCTAATTATTAA
- the prfA gene encoding peptide chain release factor 1: protein MKKTSLIKKFEVLEKEFHEISNSIIQPHIVSNQKKYKILLKKYRKLEKVVNIYDKYKKKLTALQEANYILKNDSDPEMKEIAYLEKNQILEDLSDFEKQSDDLLFDTSTTGIENIEDDHRNAIVELRSGTGGDEACLFVEDILRMYIMYFKQVDWKYKIIHAQKGGIQGYKEIILDVSGKEGVYGNLKFESGVHRVQRIPKTESQGRVHTSAITVAVLPEIKDIEMKINLSDIKKDTFRSSGSGGQHVNKTESAVRLTHIPTKITVECQEERSQHKNFEKAMNVLRSRIYQNEKEKRFKERSIKRKSLVSTGDRSVKIRTYNYPKGRITDHRIHKSIYDLVGFMNGNIQEMINLLKLSEKK, encoded by the coding sequence ATGAAAAAAACTTCATTAATTAAGAAATTTGAAGTACTTGAAAAAGAATTTCATGAAATTTCCAATTCGATTATACAACCTCATATTGTATCCAATCAAAAAAAATATAAAATATTATTAAAGAAGTATCGAAAGTTGGAGAAAGTAGTAAATATTTATGATAAATACAAAAAAAAGTTAACAGCACTTCAAGAAGCTAACTATATTTTAAAAAACGATTCAGATCCAGAAATGAAAGAAATAGCTTATTTGGAAAAAAATCAAATTTTAGAAGATTTGTCTGATTTTGAAAAACAATCAGATGATCTACTATTTGATACTTCTACTACAGGAATAGAAAATATAGAAGACGATCATAGAAATGCTATCGTAGAATTACGTTCTGGAACAGGAGGAGATGAGGCTTGTCTTTTTGTAGAAGATATATTACGAATGTATATAATGTATTTTAAACAAGTAGATTGGAAATATAAAATCATCCATGCTCAAAAAGGAGGAATTCAAGGTTACAAAGAAATAATTTTAGATGTAAGTGGAAAAGAAGGAGTTTATGGAAATTTGAAATTTGAATCTGGAGTCCACCGAGTTCAAAGAATCCCAAAAACAGAATCTCAAGGTAGAGTACACACATCTGCTATCACCGTAGCAGTTCTACCTGAAATAAAAGACATAGAAATGAAGATCAATTTATCGGATATAAAGAAAGACACATTTAGATCCAGTGGATCTGGAGGACAACATGTAAATAAAACAGAATCAGCTGTACGATTAACACATATTCCAACTAAAATAACAGTAGAATGTCAAGAAGAACGTTCGCAACACAAAAATTTTGAAAAAGCGATGAACGTTTTACGATCACGTATTTATCAAAATGAAAAGGAAAAAAGATTTAAAGAACGATCTATAAAGAGAAAATCTTTAGTTTCTACAGGAGATAGATCCGTAAAAATACGGACCTACAATTATCCTAAAGGAAGAATTACGGATCATAGAATTCATAAATCTATTTATGATCTTGTAGGATTCATGAATGGAAATATTCAAGAAATGATTAATCTATTAAAATTATCTGAAAAGAAATAG